A stretch of DNA from Spirochaeta isovalerica:
AAATTAATGAAATCGGAGTCATCCTTTTCAGGAAATTCGACCTTCATCAGGTTTCGGGGACCCGGTCAACCGAGACCGTTTCCTCCCGCCGCGCCGCAACCATTCTCGTTGAATACTGCATGGACAGAAAAGGGGAGATCAGCCTTCTCGAATTTCTTATTCAGATTGATGATTCAGTATTTCTCGGCCGGTCCGTTTCCGTGGAAGGACTGGAAACTTTTCTGCTGAAGTTGTCGCAATACGGCTTCTTTTATAATCCCGATAAAAGGCGGATCGTCAGCGGGAAAGATGACCCTCTGGATATGAAGAACTGGGGAGCTCTCAAAGAAGGTAAAACTTACGGCATGAGTGTGTTGAGCCTGGACATCGTTGAGAATTCCCGTCTGGTTAAACGGTACGGCTCGGGGAAAATGAAAAAGCTTTACGCATCTCTCTGGGCCTTTTTAAGAGAGCGTCTGGATGCCTACAACGGAAGAATCTGGTCCTGGGCAGGAGACGGCGGTTTAATTGCCTTCGCCATGAAAAAACACCTGGTCCATTCAGTCAAATTCGCCATGGAAATTCAAACCCTTCTTATCCTTTTCAATCACGATCCTTCCTATCCGCTGAAAGAACCTATTCAATTGAGGATCGGTATCGATACGGGAAAAGTGCCTTTTTCCTTCAATACCGGCGAAATCATATCGGAAGTCATTAACTGCGCCGCCCATCTCGAGAAGGGAGTCTGTCTGCCCGGGCATATTGCCGTATCCTTTCGTGTCTATGAATCCATGGGTAAAGGTTATGCCGATTTCTTTTCCTCTGCTGGTCAGTTTGAAGGGGAGGAGACCTATCTGTCCATTCCTCTGACGCACAGTATCAAAGAAGCTGAACCGGTTTTCAGCTGATAGAGATTACTCTAAGGAATATCATCCCCTGTCCCCGTCTGCGGAACAGGGGATTTTTTTTGTGGTAACTATGAAATATTAACTGAATATTAATAAAATCAATATAAAACATTGAGTATATTAATAAAATCAATAAAAAATTTGAAATAAATTGACATTATTGATATATGTTGTATATTTGTATTAAGGAGTGAATGATGGTTAAAGATTGGCAGCAGCTGATGGCGATCAGCGGGGACAGAAAAGTGGTTATTGAAAAAGTCTATGTTCCCGATCTGGACGTTCATATAGAAGGGCAGTTCAATATGCCTGAAATTATGACACTCAGTCAGGAGGATCAGATCTTTGCAGCCCGCTTCATTAAATCGGGTGGGTCGATAAAAGAGATGGAAAAGCAGTTCGG
This window harbors:
- a CDS encoding adenylate/guanylate cyclase domain-containing protein, with the protein product MDISLKQEVIEMLALTFKADEINEIGVILFRKFDLHQVSGTRSTETVSSRRAATILVEYCMDRKGEISLLEFLIQIDDSVFLGRSVSVEGLETFLLKLSQYGFFYNPDKRRIVSGKDDPLDMKNWGALKEGKTYGMSVLSLDIVENSRLVKRYGSGKMKKLYASLWAFLRERLDAYNGRIWSWAGDGGLIAFAMKKHLVHSVKFAMEIQTLLILFNHDPSYPLKEPIQLRIGIDTGKVPFSFNTGEIISEVINCAAHLEKGVCLPGHIAVSFRVYESMGKGYADFFSSAGQFEGEETYLSIPLTHSIKEAEPVFS
- a CDS encoding DUF2089 domain-containing protein produces the protein MMVKDWQQLMAISGDRKVVIEKVYVPDLDVHIEGQFNMPEIMTLSQEDQIFAARFIKSGGSIKEMEKQFGISYPTVKNRLKNIASALGGVDIEMDYRKPAMSVLDLLEKGEISVEDAMKELS